The genomic segment CATCTTCTTTTGTTCCTTTTGCCACTTTAGCGACAGGTTCTCCCGTTGCCGGATTTATCGTGACATACGTATCACCAGAGGAAGACTCCACACGCTCGCCGTTTATAATCAGATGATACATCTCTCGCTTCATTTCAAGCTTTTCCATTTTTTGATCTTTTACAGTGGCCATTAACAGACACTCCTTTTTCTTTATTTACCTAGAAATAAAGCCTTTCGCTTTTCAAAAAACGCACGAACTCCTTCTCGGTGGTCGTGCGTAAGTCCTGCAATCCGTTGTCCATACGCTTCTTTTTCCAGATACTCGTCAAACGATAAATGCCAGCTTTCACTTAAAGCTCGTTTAATCAATCCAATTGCTTTTGTCGGCATTTGAGCAAGCTTTTCCGCAAATGAACGAACTTCTTCATTCCATGTTTCGGTTGAAATGATTTTTGTAACAAGTCCCAACTCTTTCGCTTCCTTTGCGGTTACTTTTTCACCAAACACCGCAAGCTCAAGAGCTTTGGCATGCCCAACTAAGCGCGGTAAATAATACAGATTTCCTGCATCCGGTATTAGTCCTACATGAATAAACGCTTCTATGAAGCTTGCTTTTTCTGACGCAAGGCGAAAATCACATGCTAGTGCAAGGCTCATACCGGCTCCAGCAGCCACACCATTAACAGCGGCAATCGTCGGTTTTTCGATACGATATAACTGTTTCATCATCGGCATATATCGCTTGCGAAGGACTTCACCGTGATCAAGCCCCTCATTCACACTTCCGAGGTCTTCCCCTGAACAAAAGGCTCTTCCAGCTCCCGTGATCACCAGACAACGCACTGATTCATCATGGTTTGCATCCTTAATGGCTTTCGTGATTTCTTTGTTCATTTGCTCAGTAAATGCATTTAACTTATCTGGACGGTTGAGCGTTAAGTAGGCCACACCATTTTGAACTTCAAAAAGGATTGTTTCGTACAATTGAGCTGTCCCCCCTTTACTTTCCTTGAAAGTTAGGTTTTCGTTTTTCTATAAATGCTTTCATGCCTTCCTTTTGATCCTCTGAAGAGAACAGCAAGTAGAAGTTCTTTCGTTCAAATTGCATCCCTTCATACAGAGGATAGTCAACGGCTTTATGTACAGCCTCTTTGATTAGACGAAGGGATAAAGGAGGCTGAAGAACTAGTTTTTTTGCAAATTTTATTGTTTCTTCTAATAAAAGTTCAGGGGCGACCACTCGATTGACAATGCCATATTCATACGCTTTTTTCGCTGACATTCGTTCACCTGTCCAAAGCCATTCAAGCGCTCTCGTTTTACCAATCAGTTTTGTCAATCGCTGTGTTCCACCTGCCCCTGGCATGACCCCAAGATTAACTTCTGGGAATCCGAACTCGGCAGTTTCAGATGCAAACAACACATCGCAACAAAGCGCAAGTTCAAAGCCGCCTCCTAAGGCAAATCCATGGACAGCACCAATGATTGGTTTTTTAATGAGAGACATGCGGTCCCATTCTGCAAATTGGTTCAATAACTCTAACGAAATGGAAGTGTCATTCGCCATTTCATCTATATCTGCACCGGCAGCAAATGCACGTCCGCGTCCCGTTAAGACGATCACACTTACCTCATCACTTCGATCCAATGTCTCCATCGCCGTGAGAATTTCTGTCACCATTGAACGATTGAGTGCGTTTAAAACGTTGGGACGATTTAACTCAATGAGCGCAACTTTTTCTTCTACTTTTGTGTGGATATACTGAAACTCACTCATTTTCTACTTCCTCACCAATCATTAATGTCACTAAATCTCCTGCAAATGACATTAAGTCTTTTCCAGAAGCCTTTGCTTCACTTGTTTTCATCGCTTCCCTTAATGCTTCAT from the Bacillus sp. (in: firmicutes) genome contains:
- a CDS encoding enoyl-CoA hydratase/isomerase family protein, which gives rise to MYETILFEVQNGVAYLTLNRPDKLNAFTEQMNKEITKAIKDANHDESVRCLVITGAGRAFCSGEDLGSVNEGLDHGEVLRKRYMPMMKQLYRIEKPTIAAVNGVAAGAGMSLALACDFRLASEKASFIEAFIHVGLIPDAGNLYYLPRLVGHAKALELAVFGEKVTAKEAKELGLVTKIISTETWNEEVRSFAEKLAQMPTKAIGLIKRALSESWHLSFDEYLEKEAYGQRIAGLTHDHREGVRAFFEKRKALFLGK
- a CDS encoding enoyl-CoA hydratase/isomerase family protein; translation: MSEFQYIHTKVEEKVALIELNRPNVLNALNRSMVTEILTAMETLDRSDEVSVIVLTGRGRAFAAGADIDEMANDTSISLELLNQFAEWDRMSLIKKPIIGAVHGFALGGGFELALCCDVLFASETAEFGFPEVNLGVMPGAGGTQRLTKLIGKTRALEWLWTGERMSAKKAYEYGIVNRVVAPELLLEETIKFAKKLVLQPPLSLRLIKEAVHKAVDYPLYEGMQFERKNFYLLFSSEDQKEGMKAFIEKRKPNFQGK